A genomic window from Punica granatum isolate Tunisia-2019 chromosome 2, ASM765513v2, whole genome shotgun sequence includes:
- the LOC116193820 gene encoding uncharacterized protein LOC116193820 yields MIDDSLELNVGGNMELQHEAELIIRQRKRKNDITVEEFLYLSVPYAKILNKMARTFGEAMQQDWMVKNDLRKWNKYVFEYCDTNIASIMEKLNEIQSKYPTPETKEQEENLMADLEENLIKKDLIWRQKSRELWLKDGDRNTKFFHLSTVIRRRANQIAAIKDNNGEWSQDHVVFGEYFLRNFQDLFNTSNPAIPEDMEDLIGHIITAPENERLIQASDDKEILTALNSIPNLKALGPDGIPYLFYKHYGETVKPLLCSAVKSFFNSGFMLKE; encoded by the exons ATGATCGATGACTCCCTTGAGCTGAACGTTGGAGGAAACATGGAGCTCCAGCATGAAGCCGAGCTAATCATCCGAcaaagaaagaggaagaacGACATTACGGTTGAAGAATTCCTTTACCTGTCAGTTCCCTATGCTAAAATTctcaataaaatggcaagaaCTTTCGGAGAAGCTATGCAACAGGACTG GATGGTAAAGAATGATCTTAGAAAGTGGAACAAATATGTATTTGAATATTGTGATACTAACATTGCAAGTATCATGGAAAAACTGAACGAAATTCAAAGCAAATACCCAACACCCGAGAcaaaagaacaagaagaaaatctCATGGCAGACCTTGAAGAAaatcttataaaaaaagatCTTATATGGAGACAGAAATCAAGGGAGCTATGGCTAAAAGACGGAGACagaaatactaaattcttccACTTATCAACTGTCATCCGACGGAGAGCAAATCAAATAGCGGCTATCAAGGACAACAATGGGGAATGGAGCCAAGACCATGTAGTATTTGGAGAATACTTTCTTAGAAACTTCCAAGACCTCTTTAATACCTCCAATCCTGCAATACCTGAAGACATGGAAGACCTAATCGGCCATATCATCACTGCACCTGAAAATGAGAGACTAATCCAAGCCTCAGATGATAAGGAAATCCTGACAGCCCTAAATTCAATTCCGAACCTCAAAGCTCTGGGCCCTGATGGAATTCCCTATCTTTTCTATAAGCACTATGGAGAAACAGTGAAGCCCCTACTATGTTCAGCTGTCAAGAGCTTTTTCAACTCGGGCTTCATGCTTAAGGAGTAG
- the LOC116198185 gene encoding protein SENSITIVITY TO RED LIGHT REDUCED 1 isoform X2, with amino-acid sequence MAASAKGLAVGDDRTANGEWVVVSSRRGRRSPPVARVKIPEAGESWAPVDSMSDPDRVLKLTQKLEASIKKMESSLFYQTLIEQIEDPQIFGCFRRVLGSDSEMQMVVYGIGSIESYEPPRLQLSLALLMKRKFSWIGRVEVFDPVLSATESRVLESLGCLVLSINEQGRRNAMKPTLFFMPHCEVELYDNLLQANWRADSLQRIALFGNSFETYMHASEFKGSTVHYAKHVLAAREFTDEFKVEIVSDDFFGAFHDSSWHFFGSVLDSALPSICT; translated from the coding sequence ATGGCAGCTTCAGCGAAGGGACTCGCCGTTGGAGACGATCGTACTGCGAATGGAGAATGGGTTGTTGTTTCCTCCCGCCGAGGGAGACGGAGCCCACCCGTCGCCAGAGTTAAAATCCCCGAAGCAGGAGAATCGTGGGCGCCAGTTGATTCCATGAGCGATCCCGATAGAGTCTTGAAGCTAACCCAGAAGCTCGAGGCTTCGATTAAGAAGATGGAAAGCTCCCTTTTTTATCAGACTTTGATAGAGCAGATTGAGGATCCTCAAATCTTCGGTTGCTTCCGTCGGGTGTTGGGGTCTGACTCGGAGATGCAGATGGTGGTTTACGGTATAGGGAGCATTGAATCGTACGAGCCCCCGCGGTTGCAGCTAAGCCTGGCGCTGTTGATGAAAAGGAAGTTCAGTTGGATCGGAAGGGTAGAGGTTTTTGATCCGGTACTGTCGGCAACGGAATCTCGGGTCTTGGAGTCTCTTGGTTGTCTTGTTCTCTCCATCAATGAGCAGGGCCGTCGAAATGCTATGAAGCCGACTCTGTTTTTCATGCCACATTGTGAAGTGGAGTTGTACGACAATCTTCTGCAAGCCAACTGGAGGGCTGACTCGTTGCAGCGTATTGCCCTGTTTGGGAACAGTTTTGAGACGTACATGCACGCATCAGAATTCAAAGGTTCAACTGTTCACTACGCTAAGCATGTATTGGCTGCTAGAGAATTCACAGATGAGTTCAAAGTAGAGATTGTTTCGGATGATTTTTTCGGAGCTTTTCATGATTCAAGCTGGCATTTTTTTGGCAGTGTGCTTGATTCTGCGCTGCCATCTATATGTACTTGA
- the LOC116198185 gene encoding protein SENSITIVITY TO RED LIGHT REDUCED 1 isoform X1, with protein MSGCSLLLSSAGAADLGNDDTQSLSGVVLAVSTLLTREREGAAMAASAKGLAVGDDRTANGEWVVVSSRRGRRSPPVARVKIPEAGESWAPVDSMSDPDRVLKLTQKLEASIKKMESSLFYQTLIEQIEDPQIFGCFRRVLGSDSEMQMVVYGIGSIESYEPPRLQLSLALLMKRKFSWIGRVEVFDPVLSATESRVLESLGCLVLSINEQGRRNAMKPTLFFMPHCEVELYDNLLQANWRADSLQRIALFGNSFETYMHASEFKGSTVHYAKHVLAAREFTDEFKVEIVSDDFFGAFHDSSWHFFGSVLDSALPSICT; from the exons ATGTCTGGGTGCTCTCTCCTTCTCTCCTCTGCCGGCGCTGCGGACTTGGGGAACGACGATACACAGAGTCTCAGCGGAGTCGTTCTCGCCGTGTCAACGCTTCTCACAAGAG agagagagggagcagCAATGGCAGCTTCAGCGAAGGGACTCGCCGTTGGAGACGATCGTACTGCGAATGGAGAATGGGTTGTTGTTTCCTCCCGCCGAGGGAGACGGAGCCCACCCGTCGCCAGAGTTAAAATCCCCGAAGCAGGAGAATCGTGGGCGCCAGTTGATTCCATGAGCGATCCCGATAGAGTCTTGAAGCTAACCCAGAAGCTCGAGGCTTCGATTAAGAAGATGGAAAGCTCCCTTTTTTATCAGACTTTGATAGAGCAGATTGAGGATCCTCAAATCTTCGGTTGCTTCCGTCGGGTGTTGGGGTCTGACTCGGAGATGCAGATGGTGGTTTACGGTATAGGGAGCATTGAATCGTACGAGCCCCCGCGGTTGCAGCTAAGCCTGGCGCTGTTGATGAAAAGGAAGTTCAGTTGGATCGGAAGGGTAGAGGTTTTTGATCCGGTACTGTCGGCAACGGAATCTCGGGTCTTGGAGTCTCTTGGTTGTCTTGTTCTCTCCATCAATGAGCAGGGCCGTCGAAATGCTATGAAGCCGACTCTGTTTTTCATGCCACATTGTGAAGTGGAGTTGTACGACAATCTTCTGCAAGCCAACTGGAGGGCTGACTCGTTGCAGCGTATTGCCCTGTTTGGGAACAGTTTTGAGACGTACATGCACGCATCAGAATTCAAAGGTTCAACTGTTCACTACGCTAAGCATGTATTGGCTGCTAGAGAATTCACAGATGAGTTCAAAGTAGAGATTGTTTCGGATGATTTTTTCGGAGCTTTTCATGATTCAAGCTGGCATTTTTTTGGCAGTGTGCTTGATTCTGCGCTGCCATCTATATGTACTTGA